One stretch of Musicola paradisiaca NCPPB 2511 DNA includes these proteins:
- a CDS encoding amidase, giving the protein MNEQTLMSLATRLAQGSLSAVELTREALARIADPAGEGARVFTQVYGAWALEQASVSDRLLMQGAPRSALEGIPVSVKDLFDVSGEPTTAGSRVLRDVPAASGHAAVVARLLQAGAVVLGKTNMTEFAYSGLGLNPHYGTPANPWDRLTRRIPGGSSSGAAVSVADGMCYGAIGSDTGGSVRIPAAFCGLVGFKPTAQRIDRAGVLPLSTALDSVGVIARDVAGCVALDSVVAHQPLTLKPKRLAQARFVVPQTLVLDNLDDSVAAAFDRALSRLSAAGVEIVELPSELLAELASINAGGGFSALESWRWHQALIARRAAEYDPRVLSRIRKGEALGDAQARELASRRVDWQQRAAATWQGFDAVLMPTVPMVAPAIDELAADENAYFAANGLALRNTAIFNFLDGCAISLPCHRPGDAPVGLMAGSLHGRDDELLSWARELESCLN; this is encoded by the coding sequence ATGAACGAGCAAACGTTGATGTCGCTGGCCACTCGGTTGGCGCAAGGATCGCTGAGTGCGGTCGAACTGACGCGCGAGGCGCTGGCGCGAATTGCCGATCCTGCCGGTGAAGGCGCGCGCGTCTTTACCCAAGTGTACGGCGCATGGGCACTGGAACAGGCTTCGGTGTCCGATCGCCTGCTGATGCAGGGCGCGCCGCGATCGGCGCTGGAAGGTATACCGGTATCGGTGAAAGACCTCTTTGACGTGTCGGGCGAACCCACCACCGCCGGTTCGCGCGTTTTGCGTGATGTGCCAGCAGCCAGTGGCCATGCGGCCGTGGTAGCGCGATTGCTGCAGGCCGGAGCCGTGGTGTTGGGAAAAACCAACATGACGGAGTTTGCTTACTCCGGCCTTGGCCTGAACCCGCATTACGGTACGCCTGCCAATCCATGGGATCGTTTGACCAGACGCATTCCCGGCGGATCATCATCCGGCGCGGCGGTGTCGGTAGCGGACGGTATGTGCTACGGCGCCATCGGCAGCGATACCGGCGGTTCGGTACGCATTCCGGCCGCTTTCTGCGGCTTGGTCGGTTTTAAACCCACGGCGCAGCGTATCGATCGGGCGGGGGTATTGCCGCTGTCCACCGCGTTGGATTCCGTCGGGGTCATTGCCCGTGACGTGGCGGGCTGTGTGGCGCTGGATAGTGTAGTCGCACACCAGCCGCTGACACTGAAGCCAAAACGTCTGGCTCAGGCGCGTTTCGTCGTACCGCAGACGCTGGTGTTGGACAACCTTGACGACAGCGTCGCCGCCGCGTTCGACCGCGCGCTTTCCCGGCTGTCGGCTGCGGGTGTGGAGATCGTCGAACTGCCGAGCGAACTGTTGGCGGAACTGGCATCGATCAACGCCGGCGGCGGTTTTTCCGCGTTGGAGTCTTGGCGCTGGCATCAGGCGTTGATTGCCCGCCGCGCTGCGGAGTACGACCCGCGGGTACTGTCACGCATTCGCAAAGGGGAAGCGTTGGGGGATGCGCAGGCGCGCGAACTGGCGTCGCGTCGCGTCGACTGGCAGCAACGAGCGGCAGCAACCTGGCAGGGGTTCGATGCGGTATTGATGCCCACCGTACCGATGGTGGCGCCGGCCATTGATGAATTGGCCGCCGATGAGAACGCCTATTTTGCAGCTAATGGTCTGGCGCTACGTAATACCGCAATTTTCAACTTCCTTGACGGTTGCGCTATTTCGTTGCCGTGTCACCGCCCAGGCGACGCGCCGGTCGGGCTGATGGCGGGAAGCTTGCACGGCCGGGACGACGAGCTGCTGAGCTGGGCGCGGGAGTTGGAATCATGCCTGAACTGA
- a CDS encoding DUF4286 family protein: MTTLPQGMLFVATDVDPADEADFNRWYDTEHVEERVRIEGFLSGIRYQSVSGGRKYLGLYKTVSLDCFTSASYQAAFRHQTPWSVASLGKMRRPMRRVCTIHSAIGQGNGSYLAVITLQEHVSDALIVKAEVLGHQLAIEHGFVRSCLLVPDETLSTPLPAEDTHQRQLLPMLLIESSYDSTCRSFIYAATAAFSLPLSASAQYALGWALTAEDLKS; encoded by the coding sequence ATGACTACATTGCCACAGGGCATGCTGTTTGTTGCTACCGATGTCGATCCGGCCGACGAGGCCGACTTTAACCGCTGGTATGACACGGAACATGTGGAAGAGCGGGTACGTATTGAGGGTTTTCTGTCCGGTATCCGCTACCAGTCGGTCAGCGGCGGGCGTAAATATCTTGGCTTGTATAAAACCGTCTCGCTGGACTGCTTTACCTCGGCGTCCTATCAGGCGGCGTTCCGCCATCAGACACCCTGGTCGGTAGCGAGTCTTGGCAAAATGCGCCGGCCGATGCGCCGAGTCTGCACTATTCACTCGGCGATCGGGCAGGGCAACGGCAGCTATCTGGCGGTGATCACGCTGCAAGAGCACGTATCCGATGCGCTGATCGTCAAAGCTGAGGTGTTGGGCCATCAGCTTGCCATCGAGCATGGATTCGTTCGCTCTTGCCTGTTGGTGCCGGATGAGACGCTCAGTACGCCGCTGCCAGCGGAGGACACTCATCAACGTCAACTGTTGCCGATGCTGCTGATAGAGAGCAGCTACGACAGCACTTGCCGTTCTTTCATTTATGCCGCCACGGCGGCGTTTTCCCTTCCTTTGTCCGCCTCGGCGCAGTATGCGTTGGGCTGGGCCCTGACTGCTGAGGATCTGAAATCATGA
- a CDS encoding heavy metal translocating P-type ATPase, with protein AASLADRSDHPVSQAIASAAQQAQIAPIAVDTFTALGGLGVTGVIDGHAYFLGSPRLAQQRLGDAATRHADRMAGLEQDGNTVVVLGDERQVLALIAVADTVKPGSRDAVASLHRAGIKTLMLTGDNPHVAQAVAREVGIDEARGNLLPTDKLSIIEQLAGKGVIGMVGDGINDTPALARADIGFAMGAMGTDSAIETADVALMNDDLRKIPEFVRISTSTRRILIQNIVLALGIKAVFLLLTLMGLGTMWMAVFADVGASLLVVGNGLRLLRQSTPREQSAPAA; from the coding sequence GGCCGCCAGTCTGGCCGACCGCTCCGACCATCCGGTGTCGCAGGCGATCGCCAGCGCGGCGCAACAGGCGCAGATTGCGCCGATCGCGGTCGATACGTTTACCGCGCTGGGCGGCCTTGGCGTCACCGGCGTCATCGACGGACACGCCTATTTTCTGGGCAGCCCGCGGCTGGCACAGCAACGGTTGGGCGATGCTGCGACCCGACACGCCGATCGGATGGCGGGCCTGGAACAGGATGGCAATACGGTGGTGGTGCTTGGCGACGAACGCCAGGTGCTGGCGCTGATAGCCGTGGCAGATACCGTCAAACCGGGCAGCCGCGACGCCGTCGCCAGCCTGCACCGCGCCGGGATTAAGACCCTGATGCTGACCGGCGATAATCCGCACGTCGCCCAGGCGGTCGCCAGAGAGGTGGGCATCGACGAAGCGCGCGGCAACCTGCTGCCGACGGATAAGCTGTCCATCATCGAACAGTTGGCCGGTAAAGGCGTGATCGGTATGGTGGGCGACGGCATCAACGATACCCCGGCGCTGGCGCGGGCGGATATCGGGTTCGCCATGGGCGCGATGGGAACCGATAGCGCCATCGAAACCGCCGATGTGGCGCTGATGAACGACGACTTGCGCAAGATCCCCGAATTCGTAAGGATTTCAACATCAACCCGCCGCATCCTGATCCAGAACATCGTGCTGGCGTTGGGCATCAAGGCGGTATTCCTGCTGTTGACGCTGATGGGGCTTGGCACCATGTGGATGGCAGTATTCGCCGATGTCGGCGCCAGCCTGCTGGTGGTCGGCAACGGACTGCGACTGCTGCGCCAGTCTACCCCCCGCGAGCAGTCCGCACCAGCGGCCTGA
- a CDS encoding heavy metal translocating P-type ATPase has protein sequence MSHEHPRYTLFKHDSAHRAGKGALQPISRVSGTHPDRHEHEHHRLDTGHGLPGTDGCHCHGTDPAHGDQSCCAAPTDPLSPLNGGERQGDQQRTPIRIMQMDCPTEEAMIRKKLATLNAVQSLEFNLMQRVLTVTHRHDALDSILAAIRSLGFEPEINLVGRAAEHAQPKKAWWPLGLAIAAAGMAEVAEWMGWPWWTAALLAIIAVAASGLTTYRKGWMAIRNGNLNINALMSVAVTGALLLQQWPEAAMVMVLFTIAELIEARSLDRARNAIAGLMALTPETATVQLPNGDWQDVDAKTLQPGRIVRVKPGERIALDGEIVRGSSAVNQAPITGESLPVDKTVGDSVFAGTINESGSFEYRVTAAAANTTLARIIHAVEEAQGAKAPTQRFVDRFAKIYTPAVFLVALLVALIPPLFIGGWLDWAYRALVLLVIACPCALVISTPVTIVSGLAAAARRGILIKGGAFLEKGHALSWLALDKTGTLTLGKPTQTGFINCGELD, from the coding sequence ATGTCACATGAACATCCCCGCTACACCTTATTCAAGCACGACTCCGCGCACCGTGCCGGAAAAGGTGCGCTGCAGCCGATATCGCGCGTATCCGGCACGCATCCGGATCGCCATGAACATGAACATCATCGGCTCGACACCGGGCACGGGTTGCCCGGTACGGACGGCTGCCACTGCCACGGCACCGACCCTGCGCATGGCGATCAGTCTTGCTGTGCCGCGCCCACTGACCCCTTGTCGCCGTTAAACGGCGGCGAGCGCCAGGGCGATCAGCAGCGCACGCCGATACGGATTATGCAGATGGACTGCCCGACGGAAGAGGCGATGATCCGCAAGAAACTCGCCACCCTGAACGCCGTGCAATCGCTGGAGTTCAATCTGATGCAGCGCGTACTGACCGTCACCCACCGGCACGATGCGCTGGACAGTATTCTGGCCGCGATTCGCTCGCTGGGTTTTGAGCCGGAAATCAACCTCGTCGGCCGTGCGGCAGAACACGCTCAGCCGAAAAAGGCCTGGTGGCCGCTGGGTCTCGCCATCGCAGCCGCAGGCATGGCCGAAGTCGCAGAGTGGATGGGGTGGCCGTGGTGGACAGCGGCCCTATTGGCCATTATCGCCGTCGCCGCCAGTGGGCTGACCACCTACCGCAAAGGCTGGATGGCGATACGCAACGGCAACCTGAACATCAATGCGTTGATGAGTGTAGCAGTCACCGGCGCATTGTTGCTGCAACAATGGCCGGAGGCCGCCATGGTGATGGTGTTGTTCACTATCGCCGAACTGATTGAAGCCCGCTCGCTGGATCGGGCCAGAAACGCCATCGCCGGCCTGATGGCGCTGACGCCGGAAACCGCTACAGTGCAACTGCCGAACGGCGACTGGCAGGATGTGGACGCGAAAACCCTCCAGCCGGGCCGTATCGTGCGCGTCAAACCCGGCGAGCGTATCGCGCTGGACGGCGAGATTGTACGCGGCAGTTCGGCGGTGAATCAGGCGCCGATCACCGGCGAAAGCCTGCCGGTGGACAAAACCGTCGGCGATAGCGTGTTTGCCGGCACCATCAACGAAAGCGGCTCGTTTGAATACCGGGTGACGGCCGCCGCCGCCAATACCACGCTGGCGCGTATTATCCATGCCGTTGAAGAGGCGCAGGGCGCCAAAGCGCCGACGCAACGCTTCGTCGACCGCTTCGCCAAAATTTATACCCCGGCGGTATTTCTGGTGGCGCTGTTGGTCGCGCTCATTCCGCCGTTGTTCATCGGCGGCTGGCTGGATTGGGCATACCGTGCGCTGGTGCTGTTGGTGATCGCCTGCCCCTGCGCGCTGGTGATCTCTACGCCGGTGACTATCGTCAGCGGGCTGGCTGCCGCCGCACGCCGCGGCATCCTGATCAAGGGCGGCGCGTTTCTGGAAAAAGGACATGCGCTGTCCTGGCTGGCGCTGGACAAAACCGGCACGCTGACGCTCGGTAAACCGACGCAGACCGGCTTTATCAACTGCGGCGAGCTGGAT